Part of the Lates calcarifer isolate ASB-BC8 unplaced genomic scaffold, TLL_Latcal_v3 _unitig_5268_quiver_806, whole genome shotgun sequence genome is shown below.
CATGCTGGCTGCAGTTGTGTGGACAATGCATTTAGACACAGCACCATCCTGACATATGCTGATGATAAATAGTCATCTTTATCATCAGTGTATTGGACAAATAAAACTTCTGACCTGACATGATGGTGCTGGATGGAAACTCAGatgatcaccaaagtcagtgaGATTCAAGTTCTGGGGGCTATTTCTTGCGAAAAATGTCGTGAGGATCCATCCAATAACTGTTTTGATATTTCAGTTGGGCTAACGTGGTGGACCAACAGACAAAACAGCCAACAGTCATGTTGCTATACTGGCTAAAACTTGAGCCTGCAAGCAAACATGTAAGAATGTAAGAAAGTTCACGGGTATGAACTTCAAGGTACAGGCTATGAAACATGTAGTATTCAATTGAAAGGTGGTTTATATCATGGAGACATGTGTGTTTACCTACTATATCCTTTTCTGATCTTACAACAATTTTATAGTGTGTTATGAATATATAATAACTAaccaaactaaatgtttttttttccatcattaaaTTCTTGTGAAGCATTTCAATACTTTTAGGTGGCTTTTCAGCGTGTCACAGATGGCAGTTGATTTATTACGCTGGTTAAATTTGTTAGGTGAGCGACTGGTACGCTTAAAAAACTGACTGGCTTCACATTCTTGTTCTTATCTGACACGTCCTTTAGTTCCCACAGAACAACCTGTAAAGCAAAAGAGAAACTAGTGAGCAGCAACAATGTGgtttagaggagaaaacaacacatatacGATATGTTATCAGACATTCCACTGTGACTGGCATGAAAATCTTTGAGTTTCTTGATGCATTTGTGATCTTTATCTCCTGACGTTAATCTTTgatatcttttcttttttgtataaCATCCTCATTCCCTAACTTCATTTAATCCATTACAATCAATTTCTTGCTAAACCTGTATGTGAATTGGGattataaaacaattattaaactGTAAGTGAAGCACCATTCAAAGTGCCTACTAAATTCTGTCTGGGCCTGGAGTCCACATCAcatgtaaatggactgtatatagcgcttttctagtcttttcgaccactcaaagcgctttacactacagatcacattcaccccattcacacacattcacacaccgatgtgaaacacacacatcggaggcaatttggggttcagtatcttgcccaaggatacttcggcatgcagactggaggagccgggaatcgaaccaccgaccttctgattggtggacgactgctctacctcctaagccacagccgccccacaTGTGCTCATATGTGTTGTGTCAATTTTCAGCACAGGTCCCCAAGTGTTGGGGCTACTCTGTGGGGCTGGGTGTCCTTGCTGAGGGCAGTGCTAAGCCCTTCACTGTACTTATCTGTGTGAACCATCATCCTCTACACTGACTACAATAAAGACTAAGCACAGGGCATATTTGATGTTGAGACTGACATTAGAGTCTGCCTGTCAATCATAACTCCAAGAATATAGAAACTCTTTAGGCACACATATCTCACTAATTTCAGGAAAACTACTGTCATTGTAAATGgcaaaaaagagcaaaaaattGAGCAGCACaaatgttatgtaaatgttATGTCAAAAGAGGGTTTAACAGTGTGTCAGTTTTTGGCTTCCCTTGCTttcaaaatatttgaaatattttacacatgGTCTTTGGACAAGTAATTTGCgatgaggagaaaatgtgtaaCTCTTGTTTTTAGATTGAGCTCTCTGTATCGTCTATGAGGAGCACAACCTAAAGATAAATatgaattatattaaaaaatagaaacaacacCACATCgtcaaataaaaactaacaaCTTTATTAATTACTTCAAAGGAACATGttaaagtgataaaaataaaactggtcTTCATTAGCATTTATATCATCAcctcagatatacagtatatggtaCAAAATCACATATTTTTTGTTGAACTATTGTCTCCATAATTACCAGTTTGATTCATGTTGTTGCTCACACATTCTGATGAAAtgcagaaaagaagaagaagtagtgACATGTCAGCAATTTGCATTGTGTCAAAGGAGTGAgacatgcattttaatgttagGTGTTTAATTTAGAGACCTCACATCGATAGAACATACTctttatataaaaacatataaatgtaatgtctataatgacataaaatacaacatgtgaTTATAGCAGAATAGAATTGATTATCATGAATCTAATAATTTAGTCAGTTAAGCTGTCGTGCAACAGCAGAGGAATCTGCTCTGCTTCAGATGTAGCATCAGTCATGAAGTCGATCTTGATTGATCCTTTTGTTCCTGAAACTACGTCAGTTGCTGTGGCTGTTATCTCTGTGGAGCCAAACCTGATTTCCAACCTGATCTGACGTGCCCTGCCTCCTCTAGTATCAGGCATGCTAACAGTAATGGAACCAACATCATCTACTCCCCATTCATCCACATATTTTgcgtttttcttttctgtacaataaaatgtaatcttCATTGCTGTCTGATCTGCCTCTACTGGAAGGAGAATGTGTTCTCTGGTTTCATTCCAACCCACATTTTCACCTATTTTCACTAGTTTCATGAAAATATCACGACACAACTCACGCCCATCAGCTGTGAATTTCTTTTCTGCCTTATGTCTGGACTTAAACTTCTCACAGGTAGCGATCCCATAGGTAAAGGCACTCTTACGAGATGCCACCACCTCTGGGTTTCTTCCAAACTTCACAGCTCCCTTCACAATTGCTTCTTGTGCTCTAAAAGGACACAGAACTTTACACTGATCACCAAACTGATCATTAATGTGTCCACGCAGAATCTTGCTTTCAGCGTACCCCCCCACTAACAGGATGAACTGGATGTTGAAATCTTTGTCCAAGATTTCTCTGAGACTCTTGGTGATGCCGTTCAGAGACTCAATGAAGAAagacttcattttctgttttgagatTTTGATTGATCCGTCGTTCCAGGATGCACCTTCCACTGTTTCAAAGAACTTTTctatttcctgtcttctctgaGCTATTGTTCCCAGGTTAAATGGGCAGGTGATCTGAGCATCGTCATCTTCTTGTTTGAGAACTGCAAAATCATACATAATTCTCTGAACCTCACTGGGATAGTTACTTTCATACTCATCCCAGACACCATGACAGAAGATTTCTCTGAGGAACTCTTTGAATTTCTTGTCCACAGTTTGTCCACCCAGATCATTTCCAGAGGCCTTGTGCAGCTCCTTCAGGGCTCCTCCATCCAGGACTTCATGGACAGTTATGTCAATAGTTCCACCTGCGACACAAAAAGGAAGTAATTAAATCTGAATAGTGACAGCATCTGTACAATCAACACAGTCATCTTACACAGTGAGACACTTTATTCACTGCTATACATTAAACATATTCTTTAACAATAATTCTTTCTTGGTGTCAGTAAAAGTAGAGATGTCCACAATTGTGCTTGTTCTTGAGTACATAAACACAAGGATTTGTAAAGCTTGTTTGTGAATAAAGGTTTGTAGAATTATTGACAATACCACATACAGTACCTCCACAGTCGACGACAATGTATTGTGTTCCTGGAGAGTGCTCCAGTGAGTCTCCTCCATGGTTCTGTGTTATAAAACCTTCAGCTGGGAGCTTCTTACACCAGACTGAAGCTGCCTCTGGTTCCAGTGCAATGACCAACTTGTCCTCTGTTCCTTTGGTCACAATACCAGCCTGGaagtaaaaggaaaattaatcagTCCTTTGAACGTGTCATAACGTCAGTACTCTCTAAAGAAATTGTGGTTACCTGAGTTGCAGCTTCTCTCATGAACTGTTTGGCTGAAGGATCCCAGATCGCAGGTACAGTCAGCACCCAGGTGAAGTCAGAGGCAATAAACCTCCTCCCTACTGTGTTTGCTGCGATGGTTTCCAAGGCGTCTTCCTTCAGGTATCGTAAAGCTTCAGTGAAAACCTTCAAGGCCTTCATTGACTTTCcatttgcagctttaattgttACATCTTTGTTGAGTGTCTGGAGACAATAAGCAAGATGTTAGTTTACACATGTTTACAGATGGAACCCTATTTCTGAAGTTATAGAGAACatataaatgtgtttgagtCAAACAGTTAACATGTCAATACAACATGCTCAGTGCTCTGTTCTCATGTGTCATGGTGTTCAAGAGATCATTTTAACTCACTTATGCCAACAACCAGATGTGTTTCCATAATCTACATGTGCAGTGTCATTCTCTATTCATTTCATTGACACAAAGGTAACCTGCCTTATTCAGTATTTATGTATCAATAATTGTTACTTACTTTGCCATAGAGAGCCATCTTGAAGGCTTCAAAGAAGTAGTGTTTTGTTGCGTCTTCTCCACGCATGTTGATGTATGCAGTTTTGGCTTCATAACCAAACTTGGAAAATT
Proteins encoded:
- the LOC108874248 gene encoding heat shock 70 kDa protein 12A-like, whose amino-acid sequence is MGDSYIIAIDFGTAYSGYAFSLTPRDKEIDPILKRWGKEHGLDTPKTPTCILFSEDEKFSKFGYEAKTAYINMRGEDATKHYFFEAFKMALYGKTLNKDVTIKAANGKSMKALKVFTEALRYLKEDALETIAANTVGRRFIASDFTWVLTVPAIWDPSAKQFMREAATQAGIVTKGTEDKLVIALEPEAASVWCKKLPAEGFITQNHGGDSLEHSPGTQYIVVDCGGGTIDITVHEVLDGGALKELHKASGNDLGGQTVDKKFKEFLREIFCHGVWDEYESNYPSEVQRIMYDFAVLKQEDDDAQITCPFNLGTIAQRRQEIEKFFETVEGASWNDGSIKISKQKMKSFFIESLNGITKSLREILDKDFNIQFILLVGGYAESKILRGHINDQFGDQCKVLCPFRAQEAIVKGAVKFGRNPEVVASRKSAFTYGIATCEKFKSRHKAEKKFTADGRELCRDIFMKLVKIGENVGWNETREHILLPVEADQTAMKITFYCTEKKNAKYVDEWGVDDVGSITVSMPDTRGGRARQIRLEIRFGSTEITATATDVVSGTKGSIKIDFMTDATSEAEQIPLLLHDSLTD